In Desulfosudis oleivorans Hxd3, the DNA window TCAACATGTCCGTGGCCACGGAGGCGGCCCTGGCCAATGAAGCCCAGGTTCCCTACGCGGCGGTGGCCATGTCCACGGACTACGACTGCTGGAGAGACGAGGAAGAGACCGTATCGTGGGAAGCCATTATGGAGGTGTTTCACAGCAACGCCGAACATGTGAAACAGCTGCTGATCACCGCGGTTTCAAAAATATAGACCGGCCGGCGGCCGGGACCCATCCCTTAAACAGGAGAAAACCACCATGGATCTGAAAGCAACCATACGCACCCTGCCCAACTGGCCCATCGAAGGGGTAATGTTCCGGGACATCACCACCCTGCTTCAGGACCCGGCCGCCTTCAAGGAGGCCATCAACCGTTTTTACGACCGATACCGGACAATGAAGATCGATAAAATCGTGGGCATCGACGCCCGGGGCCTGATCTTCGGCGCGCCCCTGGCCTACAAGCTGGAGGTGGGGTTTGTTCCGGTTCGAAAAAAGGGGAAAATCCCCTTTCGCACCATCGGCGCGGCCTACTCCCTGGAGTACGGGGAGAGCATGGTGGAAATTCATGAAGACGCCATTCTAAAAGGGGAAAGGGTCGTTGTTGTTGACGACCTGATCGCTACCGGCGGTACAGTGAAAGCCACCATCGACCTGGTGGAAAAGTTGGGGGGCGAGGTGGTGGAGTGCGCCTTTGTCATTGACCTGCCCGACCTGAAAGGCCGGGAAAAAATTCGTGATTACAAAATGTTTGCATTGATGGAATTTGAAGGTGAGTAGGTGAAAACAAGCGTTCGGGGGCTTTTTCGGGCTGTTTTTTACGCCTTGATGCTGGCAGGGGCGGCTTTTACCCCGGCAGCGGGAAGCGAAACAGCCACAGCCACGCCGGCGGCAAATGCCGCACCGGTCGCGGAGGCCCCGGACAGAATCGCCTTTGAAGTCACGTGGGACGCCTACTACACATCGGCCGACCTGATCCTGAGCCTCACCGATGCCCCCATTCCCAGGGTGGGAGAAAAAAGTGAATACGAGGTCTACCGGGATCTGCTCAAAAGCTCCCTGGTACCCCGGTTCCTGCTGCTGGAGGCCAGCGTCAACCCCATGCCGTGCCTGGGCGGGTTGATTAAAAAACATGCCAGGGAGTTTTACGACGACTCGGAAGTCATTGATGGCTTAAACCTTGTCAACGCCGTCACCGCCGGTTTTGACGAACCCTACGCCTTTTCGGTTTTTGCCGGCAACGTGGTGCAGTTTGAAAAAAAAGGCGAGCCCGGTAAGGCGGGCAACAACGGGTACATGGGGTTTCTGTTCAGCGTGGGCGACTACCACATCAAGGACAATGACTTTATCCATGACCAGTGGTACGAGATCGAATGGAAACTGAAAGGGGACCGGATATTTTCCGACCAGAAGCTCACCTGGAGTTTTCGACTGGGTGGTAAAGTGCACGAACATGCCGACATCTCCGACGCGATCTATGTCTCGTTGCGAAGAAGTCGGCTGGACTATGACGCCCCGGCCAGCTCCATACTGAAAAACAGCGGTTTTGAATACACCTTTCATGTCACCGCGGACCGGTTTCAGCCGATCAGCCACTACCTTTCCCTGGAAAAAAAGTGGCCCCTGAAAAACAGAAAATTTGCTTTTTCAATGGCCGTGGGCGGTGTGTGGGAAACCAGCCGGAAATACACCGGCTCCCTGTCGCGAAACAAATCCAGTGACTTTCAGCTGTTCATCCGGCCCAATATTGAATTCTAAAGTAAACCCTCGAACCCTTGACCCCTTATCTGCCTTACAGCAAGGACCTGAAGAAACCTGTTGGGTGATGAAAAAGTCAAAAACTGAAATGGATATTTTATAATTATGGAAGACTACAGCGTCATAGAACTTGGACTCCAGGACACCTTCTGTTTTGCCTGCGATCCGAACGTACCCTGCTTTAATGCCTGCGGCTGCGATGTGGTCCAGTACCTTACCCCCTATGATATTCTGCGCCTCAAGAACAGCCTGGGACTCTCCTCCACCGAATTTCTGGAGCGTTACACCACCCACTACACGGGACAGGGCTCCGGCCTTGAGGTGGTGACACTGAAACGGTCGGCAGCGGACCGGCAGCGCCAGTGCCCTTTTGCCAACGAACAGGGATGCGGCGTTTACCCGGATCGGCCCTCCTCCTGCCGCGTCTATCCCCTGGCCCGGGTCGCCTCCCGGTGCCGGGAGACCGGCCGCGTCACAGAGCGTTACATGCTGATGAAAGAGCCCCACTGCAGAGGGTTTGACCGGGGCGTGCCCCGCACGGTTTCCCAGTGGATAGAAGACCAGGGCCTAGCCCCTTATAATGAGGCCAACGATCGGCTCATGGAGATCATCAGCGCGAAAAACAGGACGTCCCCGGGCCGGTCTCTGGACATGGTATCTAAAAAAATATTTTATACCGGCTGTTATGACCTGGACCGGTTCAGGCAGGAGATATTTGAAAAAGGGGACCTGGAGGGTCTGAATTTGGACGACGCCACTCTGGCCGCGGCTGCGTCGGATGACACGGCCCTGCTGGCCGTCTCTCTTGCCTGGGTTAAAAAAATGCTGTTTTCATCGTGACCACCGCCCCGGCCCATAAGGAACACGCATGGAAATAAAAGGAAAAGTGGCCCTGGTGCTGGGTGCAATCAAGGGCATCGGCCGTCACATCGGCCTTGCCCTGGCCGGCCAGGAGGCAAAACTGGGGCTCACCCACCATGACTGGGAAGAGAGCCTGCCTGAAATGCGAACCGCCTTTGCCCGGTCCGGGGCCGACCACCTTATATGCCGGGTGGATCTGACCGACAGGGATGCTGCTGCGGCCATGGTGAAGACGGTGGCTGACCGGTTCGGCGGCATCGACATCCTGATCAACAACATTGAGCGGGGCGGCTGGCCCGTTGTGCACGGACCCTACACGCAAAAGCAGTGGGACCTGGAAATGGCCACCACCCTGCGGGCCAAGCAGTGGGTGTTTGAAGCGGCCCTGCCCCACCTCAAGGCATCCCCCGAGGCAGTGGTGATCAATCTCTCCTCCATTGCCGGCATAGTCGGCCGGTCCGGCCCGGCCGCTCCGGTATTCAACGAGGGATACGCGGCGGCCAGCCGCGGTGTGTCCCTGCTGACCGAAACCTGGGCCCGCATGGGCGCCCCATCCGTCTGCGTCAACGAAATCATGCTGGGCTTTGTGGAGACCCGTCACGGGCCACATACCCGGGGCTGGGGCCTGCTGACCGACGCACAGAGACAGGCCATTGTCGATCACACCCTTGTAGGCCGCATGGGCACCCTGGACGATGTGAGCCGGGCCGTTCTGTTTGTCATACGGGATGCGCCCTTCATGACCGGCGCGGTGCTGCGCCTGGACGGCGGTTATGTGCCGGGCGGTGAAAAGATGAGTCCCATGCCCGACGGAGTGGAACAAAACAAATGACAGCCGTTCTTTTCCCAATTTCGATCAAACCACTTGCGCTGAACGCCTTATGACACAAACTTCCCCGCGCCCGATCTTTTACGGATGGTACATTGTGGCCATCGCCTTTCTGGCCAACTTCATGGCCGTGGGCACCGGATTTTACGCGTTCAACGCCTTTCTCGAGCCCCTGTGCGAAGCCCACGGCTGGACCCGGACCCAGGTCAACATGGCCCTGATGCTCGGCACCCCCTTCGGCCTGCTGGGCCAGTTTTTCTTTGGCACCCTGGTGATGCGCATAGGGGTAAAAAAGCTCATGATCACCGGCTCCCTGATATCGGGCATAGCCTTTATGCTGGTGTTCCAGGTGTCTTCCCTGTGGCTCTTCTATCTACTTTATATTCTGCTTTACGTGGGCAATGGCGCCTATGGGGGCATCGTGGCCAACTCCGCGGTCAGCAACTGGTTTATCCGCAAGCGGGGCAAGGCCCTGGGCATTGCCACTGCCGGCATGTCGCTCTCCGGCGCGGTGCTGCCCCTGGCCGCCATGATGTTGATCTCCCGGCTGGGAATGGGGACCACCGCCATTCTTATCGGCGCCATGGTGCTGGTGCTGGCCCCCCTGGTCCGCCTGGTGATCGTCAACTGGCCAGAGGACAAGGGGCTGCAACCCGACGGAGAGATTCAATCCCAGCCCGAGAGCGAACCGAAACTGTCCGGCGGCCTTGCCATGGGTATTACCACGCCCGGCATTCCCCTTGAACCTTCATGTGTGCTGGACGACGTCCCCCGGTGGACCCTTGGCCGGCTGGTGAGAACATCGGTCTTCTGGAAAGTGGGCCCTGCCTATGCCATGGCCATGATCGGCGTGGTGGGGGTCATGTCCCAGTTGAAACCGAGATTCGTGGAGGTGGGGTTTTCAGACACAACGGCCATGCTGCTGATGGCGGCCACGGCCCTTGCCGGCACCCTGGGCAAATATGTGTGGGGCGCCCTGTGCGATGTCATCGCGGCCCCGAAAATGGCATCCACCATCATGGCCATCAACGGCATCGGCCTGCTGGCCGCCCTGTTTGTCCACTCACCGGCGGCCATCGGGCTTTTTGTCTGCCTGTTCGGGTTTGCCATGGGCGGGGTCATGTCCACCTACCCCATCCTGGTGGCCGACCTTTTCGGCAGAAAGGCCTTTCCCTCGGTCTTTCGGTTCATGGGAGGCTTTCTGGTCTTTCAGATGCTGGGCTTCGGTATCGCGGGCGCCAGCTTTGACCGATTCGGTTCCTACACACCGGCCTATATCCTGTTCATGGGGCTTGACGTGATCGCGGCCCTGATGCTGCTTTCCGTAAAACGGCCCCCGGCGGCATGTGACGACTGATGCGTCACCACGCCCCCCTTTTTTAAAACGTCATTGCCGGCCAGCGCCGAAGCAATCTTTTCCCGCGCCCCCTCTGCCATGGGATTACCACAGACCGAGAACTACCGGGGATCTTTCTTTTTCTTTTCAGCCAGGCCGTCAGCATACCGCTTTTCACCGTACCAGTTCACCTGGCGGCACACCCCCCGGATCAGCTTGACCTCTTTTGCCGTCAGGCCCACCCGGGAAACAAACCGGCGAAAATTGTTCATCCAGTAATCGGGGTTGTCCGGCCGCAGAAAATCGATGGCCAGCAGCACCTCCTTCATCTGGTCGTACATGCCCTCCAGCTCAAAGCTTGAGGCAAGCCGGGGCTGAAAATGGTCCTGGTTCGGCCGGGCCGCGCCGAACAGCTCGTAACAGATCACTAAAACCGCCTGGGCCAGGTTGAGGGAGGAAAATTCGGATGTGGGAATATGGACAAGGTTGTGGCAGTACTGAAGGTCTTCGTTTTCAAGGCCCCGGTCCTCGGGCCCGAACATCACAGCCACCGGGTTCTCCCGGCACAGGGTAACCGCTTTTTCAGCGAAGCCCCCGGGCGAAAGCACCATCTGCCGCTGCCGGCCCATGCGGGCGGTGGTGCCGGCAATGTAAGAAAAAGGCGACACCGCCGTGGCCGTGTCGCCGACAATCTCGATCTTTTCCACCACGTCCCGGCAGGCGTGGGTGGCGGTTTTCATGATCCGGACCGGGTCCCATGCTTCCGGGGCCACCACCTTCAGCCGGGAAAGCCCCATGTTTTTCATGGCCCGGCAGCAGGCACCGATGTTTTCGGGAATGCGGGGCCGCACCAGTATAATGGTGATTCCGGCATATCCCGCATATTTCATGAATTTTTCCGACATGGGTAGGCATTTTCAAAAAGTATAAACTCTTACTATAAAATTCATGTGTATTTCGAAAATACAAACCATGAAAGGCGACTTGAGGTATTATACGCCAATTTTATGTCGAAAAATTCACCCTTCGGGCGGGCCGTCTTGGCCACATCTGCTGCGTTGTGGCATACTCGCAGTAGATTAACTACAGCTTCGCATGCCGCGCCTTGCATCTGACGGCCAAATCAACTCGTGAAATACACGGGATGCCCAGGGATTCCGTCATCTGCCCATGATCTCAAAGGAATTGAAAAAGTAGCCGATCTCAAAAGCCGCCGTATCAGGCGCGTCCGACCCGTGCACCACGTTACGCTCGATCTCCGTGGCAAAGTCCCGGCGAATGGTACCCTCGGCTGCGTCCTTGTAGTTGGTGGCGCCCATCAGGGTGCGGTAGCGCAAAATGGCGTCCTCGCCTTCCAGCACCATCACCACAACCGGACCCGAGGACATGAAGGTGGTCAGGCTTTCAAAAAAGGGCCGCTCCCGGTGAACCGCGTAAAACCCCTCGGCCTGGGCCCTGGTCATGTGAATCATCTTCATGGCAATGATTTTCAGGCCCTCTTTCTCCAGCCGCCGGACCACTTCACCGATCAGGCCCCGCTCCACGCCGTCGGGCTTGACAATCGATAGTGTTCTTTCCATGTATGGCTCCTTGTTTGCAACAGGTTTATTGTTAATGGCTACTGCCAGTTATCAAAAGTTTAAAGGCAAGTCAACCGATATCGCGGGGCGTAGCCGGACTTGAGACCGGGAAAAAAAGCCTTCAGTCGAACGGCATGAAGAATCACCTGCCGGCCTTGAGCCGTTCGATCCGCATCAGATTTTCCCGGGCGGTCGCATATCCGGGATGAATGGCCAGGGCCTTTTTCAGCATATCACCGGCAGCTTCATAATCTCCCTTGAGGGTCAACGCTGTTGCCAGGTTGTTGTAAACCATAAAAGCCGAGGGATCGGCGGCCAGGGCGTTCTGGTAGTGCACGATGGCTTCGTCGATCCGGCCCGTGTCACACAGGAGATTGCCCAGGCTGTTGCGGGCCGGCACATGATCCGGCTGCAAGTACACGGCTTTTTCAAAATGGCGCATTGCCGCCTCAGAATTTCCGGCGCTCTCCATGGCCCTTCCCAAATGATAGTGCGCCAGGGCATTGTTTGGGTCAACGGCCAGGGCGGCTTCAAGCTGGCCGATCGCCTCGGCGTTTCGGCCGTGAAGAAACAGAACCTCTCCATAGTTGGCCCGGGTCTGGCTGCAAGCGGGACGGACCTCGACCGCATGCCTGAAAAATGAAAGCGAATCCGCCCAGTGCCGCGTCTGGGCATGGGAAATAACCGTCAGCATCGCCACCACGGCCACGGCTGCCACCGCCCTGATGCACCTGCTCAAACCGAGCCGGCGCATCAGGGCGGCACAGCCCCACACAATTCCCAGCACCAGCCCCAGCACCGGCAGATAGGCATAGCGTTGCAGCAGAAAACGATGCTGTCCCACGCAGACCGGCAAAAAAGGCGCCAGCCCGATCAGAAACCATCCCCAGCCGACGAGAAGATAAGGCGCTTTTTTACGAAAACGAATGACCGCCAGCGTGACAACAGTGATTATTGTAAACGCTCCCATAATCTGCCACAGGGGTACAAGATACCCCGCCATGGGCGGCACATAAGCGGGAAGCCCGGACGGCACCAGGGTCTTCCATAAATAGGTGACATAGACCACCGGAATGTTGAGCAGCAGTTCCGGCTGAAAACTTCCCTCTTGCATGGACTGAGCCATCGACGTGGCCTGAAAAAAAAACCGGCCGAACAGAACCGCCCCGGCCCCAATGGCCGCGATCGGGAGCTTCTCAATGATTAACCACTTCAGGGAAACCAGCGATTTTTCTTCTATCTGCCGATCCGCATCAAATGGGATAATCCGTTGCAAAGGCCAATAATCCAGCAGCAGGAGAAAAACGGGAAAAAGAATAATAGCGGGCTTGGACAAAAGTCCTAAGATAAAAAACAGACAGGCAAGCAGAGACTTCCACCACCGTCCCGTTTTCGTGTAACTTACATAAGCCATGACAGCCAGAATCGTCCAGAAAACACTCAAAACGCCTGCCCTGCCGGGAATCCATGCCACAGACTCGGTATGAAGGGGGTGAACGGCCCAGATGGCAGCGGCTGCCACGCTCTTCCAGAAACATCCGGTCATTTGAAACAACAACACAAAAAAAACGGTTGCCGTAATCCCGTGCAACACCCCACTGGTAAGATGGTATCCTCCGGGATCCATCCGAAAAAGCTCATAGTCAGCAAAATACGACGCCATGCTCACCGGAATCCAATACGGAACATGACCCGGCATCTCCGTAAATGCCATGCGTGTGTTATGCCAGAACCTGTCCGGCTGATGAGCCATATATTCAAAAAGATCGATATCGTCCGCCATAACAAGACCGAAGTGCATGGACTGAAAATATATTGCCCCGCTCAAGAGACATATGACCAGCGCGGCAACCGCTACTCTTGTATACAGCAATGCTGATGACTGTTGTCGGGTTGTGTTTAACATCCGGTCTTCTTACGGTAATCGCATGACATTGGTTCCGGCACGGATAAACCATCATGGTGATGGGGTTTCTGAAAAACCGCCTGCATCTCTTCCAGGGGATCGAGGTAAAACCGCGCCCGCCCCAGGCGCAGTGTGTCTGCGAAAAAATCCAGTATCTTCAGCAGCGGTCTTGGGTTGTAATAATGTTCAAGACGATTGCGCAACATATCCAGGGTGCAACAGATGCCCGCGCTCCCCATTTTCAGCAGATAAAACCCTTCTTCTTCAAGCAGGCGCCGCATGGTGGCACGGCTGAAGTAGTACAAATGTTCAAACGGCTTTAACTGAATCCACCTTTTTCCAACCAGCCGGGGCATGATATGTGAGATGTCGGGGGTTCGAACATAACCGATGCCGCCGGGCTTGAGAATAGAAAAAACCTTTTTTACCGCACCCCTGGGATCCAGCATATGTTCAATAGAATCCCCCATTCTTACCACGTCAAAACTTTCAAGCGGATAATGGACTTTATTGAAATCCCCCACCGTGATGGGGACATTTAATCGTTTGGCGATTCTATCCGCATAAGCCGGTGAGATATCAACACCACTGACTTCCCACCCCCTGGATTTGGCAATGTCAAGAAAGTCACCGGTGGCACATCCCACATCCAGAAGCCGCCCCTTGCCGAGCGCAAACTTTTCTATCAAAGCAAGATGGCCGGCATATGTCCGCCGGTTGATGGCGGCGGTCATCACATAATAGTCAAAATAAGCGGCGTCATAAAGGCTTTCCGTGTTTACGGCTACCGGCATGGGATTCACATAAACAAGTCCGCACTTTCCGCACATTCGGATACTCATTTCCTGAATGGTATACAAAAGCCGTGGAGCATCAGCACCACAGAGGTTGCAGGCTTGCCATTGTAGTTCCAAAATGCTCTTCCCCGTCGCCTCACCGGCGAAAATTTTTTGATTGGTTTCCGGATATCAGATCATCCCTCACCCATCGTTCGGCAATCGTTGTCAGGCTGCTGGAAAACTGCTTAACATAGCGGCTGAAACCGATTCTAAAAAAGACCGGAATCTGTTTGAGTGTTCTTTTTACACTTCCGTGCTGGCTTACTTGAATCACCCGGAAATAGGCCAGCGGTTCCAACATCAGGGTGGACAAGAGTCCGGCCGTGATAAGCGTCAGCCGGAATCCGGCGCTTTGCGGCCGGCTTCTGCCATACGAAATCAGCCTCCTTACAGCGGACACCGGCAAATAAGCTGAAATCCGAATCAATTTGTTCATGGAAGTATGCCGGTAATGATAAAAATTCTTGTGCAGATAAGCGTCGGCCAATCCAGGGGAATCGGCAGTTATCCTTTCATACAGAGAGGAGCCCGGATAAAGCGTCAGGGCAAACAGTTGAAGAAAATAAGGTCGGGGCGCAGCTGTCAGCACCTCAATGGTTTTGTAACGGTCTTCGTCGTTTTCCAGGGGATTGTCCAGAATGACGTCATAGTAAGCCGCGATACCGGCTTCATGCACCAGCCGGGCCGCTGCCAGAAACTGTTCGGATGTGGAATGCCGGTTGTAGGCATCGGACAACACACGATCACTGCCGGACTGCAACCCAAGAGACATCCAGACAAGGCCGGCCGCCTTGAGCTTTTTCAACCGGCCGGCATCCACAAAAGCGGGAATACACCGGACTATAAATGGACGGCCGATCTTCTGGCGATAAGCATGACAGAACGCTTCCAGATAGGCGTCGGAACAGGCCAGAAAACAGTCATCCTGAAAGTTGATATATTGAATTTCCGGATGATCGGCAACGGCCCTGGACAGTTCGGGCATAAGACTGGCCACACTCCGGCGCCGTATCTTCCTGGTGTCATAAAGCCTGGATAAAAAATCGTTGCAGCAGTAGGCGCAGGCAAACGGGCAGCCCCGGCTGCTCATGGTGCTGTATATTGTACCGCGCCAACGGCCGTAGCGCTTTAACTGATGGTGATCCAGGGAAACAATGCTTCCCCGGTGCGCGATATAAGAACCTCTTGGAAGATGCTCACAGGTGGGCAGGCTATCCAGGTTTTGGATGACCGGTTCCAGGGGGTTTCGGACGATCTTTCCTTGCCGGCGATAACAGATGTTGGAAATATGCTCAACGGTTTTTTCTTCCCGAAAGGCACGGGCAAGCGCCGCCACCGCGTGTTCACCTTCGCCCACGCAGACATAATCCGCATGGTCCAGACACATTTCCGGCGCGATGGTAGGATGAATTCCGCCCCAGATGACCGGCAGGCAGGGGAAGGCCTGTTTGAGGCGACCGGTCAGGGCCGCCGCACCGGAAAATTCATGGGACATCAGGCTGATGCCCACAAACCCGGGATTGCGATCGGCGACAAAACGGACAACCTGTTCCATCAGAACATTATCGCCAGGGGAAAAAGAGGGAAGATAGAGCAGCAGCGAACTAAAGCCCCGATCCTGCAAAACGGCATGAATCTGCTTCAGGCCGATGGTGTCCAGATCGACCTGGAGCGAGATCAGCAGTGCGTCTGTCCGGGACCGGTTCACACTTTCTCCATCTTCTCCGGCGTAAAACCGGATGGCGGTTCTCGTCTGCCGCCGGGTATTATCCTTCAGGCCTTTTTTTCAGGGTGTATCGAAAACAAGAAACCTCTTTTTGCGTGTATCGTCAACAAAAACTTTGGATAACCGGCCTGAGATTTTCAGAATGAACCGGCAGAAATCCGCAATCGGGACAATAACGGAAAAAAGTTTTACAGAAAAACGATTGTGCCGGGGTTGTAAAAAAGGGGAATCCGTTTGCCGGGCAGAAGGCCGTGTTGCTCCACTTCATGGTCTGCGACCCGCACGGTAAGGGTCAGGCGATCCACTGTCACGGTCACTGCCACGGTCTGGCGCTTGGGTTCCAGCACAAGGTGAGTCACCTTGCCGGAAAGGGTGGGAAGGCCGGCACCGGCTGTTGGCGTTTTGGCCAGGCCGAACTCGATGAGCGCCGATGCATCGGCGACCGGCGGTGCCGGCACATGAATCCGCTGGCCGCCGGGCAGATGCTTTTCCCATCGCCCCTCACCTGCTGAATGCCACGGCCCGGGCACCACGTTTTTGCTGCCCGCCTCCCAGACCCTGCCGTTATACATCTGCAGCATCCGGTCGGAAACCGCGTGCATCCACTGCAGGTCGTGGCTGGCCACCACCACGGTGGTGCCATGCACCTGCCGGGCCGCCAGCACGGCCTCCTGGATAAGACGGGCACTTTCCACATCCACGCTGGCGGTGGGTTCATCAAGAAGAAGCACTTCCGGCTCCAGGGCCAGCCGGGCCGCCAGGGCCACCCGCTGGGCCTGGCCACCGGAAAGCGAATCAGGACGGCGGCGGCAGACATCGAAGGGTAGACCCACCAGGGCCAGGGCCCTTTCGATCCGTCGATCCATATCTTCCGTCGTCACCCCCCGCAGCCTTAACCCATAGGCGATGTTCCCGTACACGCTCCGCTTCAGCAGATAGGGGGTCTGGGGAAGAAACGTAACGGCAAACCGTACATGCTCTGAAAAGGTCGAGGCCGGGCGGCCCTTGAAGCGTATCTCGCCGGCCACGGGTTTCTGCACAAACGCCAGCAGCTTCAACAGGGTGGTTTTCCCGCTGCCGTTGGGGCCGACCAGGCCGGTGACTGTTCCCCGGGTAATCTCCAGTTCCGGGACCTCCAGCACGCGGGGCCCGCTGTCATAGGCATACACCAAATCGGATACCCGGTAGATTACCGACGACATCGGCATGTCTCCATAATACTTGAAATCAAACGGTTACCGCCGCTCATGACCGCCGTCGCAGCAGCGTGACCCCCAGGGTCACAAAAAAAGCGATCAACAGGAGTACCAGCCCCAGGGCGATGCCCATGGCAAACTGCCCCTTGTTGGTTTCAAGGGCAATGGCCGTGGTGATGGTTCGGGTATACCACTTGATGTTGCCGCCCACCATCAGGGAAATGCCCACCTCGGTCATGACCCGGCCGTATGCCACCAGCCCGGCGGAAACGATGCCGTGGCGGGTCTCCCACAGGCTGGTCAACAACAGGTTCTTTGGACCGGCCCCCAGGGAAACCAGGGTGACACGAAGGTTCTTGTCAGTGGCCTGGGTGGCCGTGGCCACCAGGGAAATCACGATGGGAAGGGCCAGAATGGCCTGGCCGATGGCGATGCCCGGCAGGGTAAACAGCAGGCCCAGGCCGCCCAGCGGCCCCCGGGAAGAGATCAGTGCATAGACCAGCAGGCCCACAAAAACCGTGGGCAGGGAGAGCAGGGTATCCACCACGATACGGACCTGGTTCTTGCCGGGAAATTCATGGTACCCCAGCAGAAAACCCAGGGGGATGCCCACAACCAGGCTGACCGCCATGGAGGCCGTGGTGACCCGCAGCGTGACAAAAACCGCTGAATAGGTCTGCGCGTCACCAGTGGCCAGCAGCACCAGGGCTTTTATCAATCCCGAGAAAAGAAAGTCCATGATATATCAATCCGAAAAAACCGTCGGCGGCAGGCGCCTGCCGCCGACGGTTAAGGATGCTTTTCGCATCCATCCATACTGTTATGGGGGCACGAAAAATGTTTCCAATTCAGAAATGAGAATTTTTTCGCAAGGTCAAGGAAAACAAGGGCTGACGCGGAGGCGTACTGTTGTACGCCGCACAAGGAAGCCCGCAGTTTGACACAGAGATTGCGGAAAA includes these proteins:
- a CDS encoding adenine phosphoribosyltransferase translates to MDLKATIRTLPNWPIEGVMFRDITTLLQDPAAFKEAINRFYDRYRTMKIDKIVGIDARGLIFGAPLAYKLEVGFVPVRKKGKIPFRTIGAAYSLEYGESMVEIHEDAILKGERVVVVDDLIATGGTVKATIDLVEKLGGEVVECAFVIDLPDLKGREKIRDYKMFALMEFEGE
- a CDS encoding YkgJ family cysteine cluster protein, which produces MEDYSVIELGLQDTFCFACDPNVPCFNACGCDVVQYLTPYDILRLKNSLGLSSTEFLERYTTHYTGQGSGLEVVTLKRSAADRQRQCPFANEQGCGVYPDRPSSCRVYPLARVASRCRETGRVTERYMLMKEPHCRGFDRGVPRTVSQWIEDQGLAPYNEANDRLMEIISAKNRTSPGRSLDMVSKKIFYTGCYDLDRFRQEIFEKGDLEGLNLDDATLAAAASDDTALLAVSLAWVKKMLFSS
- a CDS encoding SDR family NAD(P)-dependent oxidoreductase, which translates into the protein MEIKGKVALVLGAIKGIGRHIGLALAGQEAKLGLTHHDWEESLPEMRTAFARSGADHLICRVDLTDRDAAAAMVKTVADRFGGIDILINNIERGGWPVVHGPYTQKQWDLEMATTLRAKQWVFEAALPHLKASPEAVVINLSSIAGIVGRSGPAAPVFNEGYAAASRGVSLLTETWARMGAPSVCVNEIMLGFVETRHGPHTRGWGLLTDAQRQAIVDHTLVGRMGTLDDVSRAVLFVIRDAPFMTGAVLRLDGGYVPGGEKMSPMPDGVEQNK
- a CDS encoding MFS transporter, producing MTQTSPRPIFYGWYIVAIAFLANFMAVGTGFYAFNAFLEPLCEAHGWTRTQVNMALMLGTPFGLLGQFFFGTLVMRIGVKKLMITGSLISGIAFMLVFQVSSLWLFYLLYILLYVGNGAYGGIVANSAVSNWFIRKRGKALGIATAGMSLSGAVLPLAAMMLISRLGMGTTAILIGAMVLVLAPLVRLVIVNWPEDKGLQPDGEIQSQPESEPKLSGGLAMGITTPGIPLEPSCVLDDVPRWTLGRLVRTSVFWKVGPAYAMAMIGVVGVMSQLKPRFVEVGFSDTTAMLLMAATALAGTLGKYVWGALCDVIAAPKMASTIMAINGIGLLAALFVHSPAAIGLFVCLFGFAMGGVMSTYPILVADLFGRKAFPSVFRFMGGFLVFQMLGFGIAGASFDRFGSYTPAYILFMGLDVIAALMLLSVKRPPAACDD
- a CDS encoding RNA methyltransferase; translation: MKYAGYAGITIILVRPRIPENIGACCRAMKNMGLSRLKVVAPEAWDPVRIMKTATHACRDVVEKIEIVGDTATAVSPFSYIAGTTARMGRQRQMVLSPGGFAEKAVTLCRENPVAVMFGPEDRGLENEDLQYCHNLVHIPTSEFSSLNLAQAVLVICYELFGAARPNQDHFQPRLASSFELEGMYDQMKEVLLAIDFLRPDNPDYWMNNFRRFVSRVGLTAKEVKLIRGVCRQVNWYGEKRYADGLAEKKKKDPR
- the ndk gene encoding nucleoside-diphosphate kinase, with amino-acid sequence MERTLSIVKPDGVERGLIGEVVRRLEKEGLKIIAMKMIHMTRAQAEGFYAVHRERPFFESLTTFMSSGPVVVMVLEGEDAILRYRTLMGATNYKDAAEGTIRRDFATEIERNVVHGSDAPDTAAFEIGYFFNSFEIMGR
- a CDS encoding tetratricopeptide repeat protein gives rise to the protein MDPGGYHLTSGVLHGITATVFFVLLFQMTGCFWKSVAAAAIWAVHPLHTESVAWIPGRAGVLSVFWTILAVMAYVSYTKTGRWWKSLLACLFFILGLLSKPAIILFPVFLLLLDYWPLQRIIPFDADRQIEEKSLVSLKWLIIEKLPIAAIGAGAVLFGRFFFQATSMAQSMQEGSFQPELLLNIPVVYVTYLWKTLVPSGLPAYVPPMAGYLVPLWQIMGAFTIITVVTLAVIRFRKKAPYLLVGWGWFLIGLAPFLPVCVGQHRFLLQRYAYLPVLGLVLGIVWGCAALMRRLGLSRCIRAVAAVAVVAMLTVISHAQTRHWADSLSFFRHAVEVRPACSQTRANYGEVLFLHGRNAEAIGQLEAALAVDPNNALAHYHLGRAMESAGNSEAAMRHFEKAVYLQPDHVPARNSLGNLLCDTGRIDEAIVHYQNALAADPSAFMVYNNLATALTLKGDYEAAGDMLKKALAIHPGYATARENLMRIERLKAGR
- a CDS encoding class I SAM-dependent methyltransferase, with protein sequence MPVAVNTESLYDAAYFDYYVMTAAINRRTYAGHLALIEKFALGKGRLLDVGCATGDFLDIAKSRGWEVSGVDISPAYADRIAKRLNVPITVGDFNKVHYPLESFDVVRMGDSIEHMLDPRGAVKKVFSILKPGGIGYVRTPDISHIMPRLVGKRWIQLKPFEHLYYFSRATMRRLLEEEGFYLLKMGSAGICCTLDMLRNRLEHYYNPRPLLKILDFFADTLRLGRARFYLDPLEEMQAVFQKPHHHDGLSVPEPMSCDYRKKTGC